The Tolypothrix sp. NIES-4075 genomic interval CTGCCTCAAATACCCACCGATACCTACTTTCGCCAAATCCCCTAATGTGAGGCAAAACTTTTCATCAATTACGGCAAGAGCGATCGCGCATCTGCACCAGGCTTGCTCACAGTCACAGACCTGACACTTAATAAGTAACTCTAATTTTTGATACAAGTAAGCTGACACTTATGTAAATAAATGTAAAATCAGCGTCGGGTCTGGATGTTCTTCTTCATTTAGGGTCTGTTGTGTTAGCCAGAGTACGGCACCTGACAATTTAATTTTCTTAACATAGTTTGAAATCATGTCCGGTTGATTAGTTATGATTTCCGCAGTTGTGCAAAGATGTGAAAATCGTCTTTCAAAGTGCAAGATGTGCCCCCAGCTTTCGTTGCGGAAATCATGATAAGTCTTTCACCGGACATGATATAAAATATTTCTGCCTACTTGCTTACCTGTGGAATGCGGTTTACATCGTTTTGGTCAGTTCATATTTTTTATTAAACCATTCATAGTTTATACAACACCATAGGCTATTATTTCAATTAAGTAGTCGGACGCAATTGATTACACAAATTCTGTGCTAAAAGTATTGCCCAGTAAATAAACAGTATGTAATTAATTCTGTTGGGTTACTTATTTGGTTAACACAGAGGTCAGCAGTTTTTGCGATACTGCTGTCAAAAACAATGTGCAAATTAAATCTGCTTTGGCTTAAGGACTTCCTGATACACGAGCGATGTGAAAGCTGTCAGGAACTGATTGGCATTAAGACTGTTGCATAACCACCTTTTTCGATTAGGAAGGTGGGGTGATGATTGTCGTCAAACTAGGTAATGGCTTTGTCCAACTACCTGGAAAATTTGGATTTAAGACTGTTGCATAACCACCTTTTTCGATTAGGAAGGTGGGGTAATGATTGTCGTCAAACTAGGTAATGGCTTTGTCCAACTACCTGGAAAATTTGGATTTAAGACTGTTGGGTAACCCCTTTTTCGATTAGGAAGGTGGGGTAATGATTGTCGTCAAACCAGGTAATGGCTTTGTCCAACTACCTGGAAAATTTGGATTTAAGTGAGCATTTTTTATGTTTAATAAAAAATCAGTTTTCAGGTTTTACCTAATTAGTATAGCGATCGCTAGTTTCACTGTAGCCTTATTGACATTTCATCCCGTTCAGGCACGAGTGAATAAGCCTACCCTATCTGGCATTGTTTACACTCAAAGCAATATTCCAACTGAGAATGGCAATTCCATTCTTGGTTTCCATCGTGATGATGATGGCAAGCTGACCCCTCTACCCAATTCACCTTTCCCTACAGGAGGACAAGGCATCATAGATCCCCAATTTAACCTTGCGGCTATAGATGGCGACAGACAACTTATCAGTAATCCTGAAAGAACCCGCCTTTTTGCTGTGAATTCGGGTTCAAACTCTATTGCTGTATTTGATATTTTTCGCGATGGTAAACTATCTCCGGTTAAGGGTTCTCCGTTTCCATCTGGTGGGGTATACCCAGTCAGTTTAAGTTTAGTAGGTGACTTTCTCTACGTAGCTAACAAGAATCTAGATCCTGAAGATTTGTCATACTTCAGGGAAGTAATTTGCCACCTGCTCCAAACGGCTTGACTCAGGTCGGTCCGGTCAATATTGTTCTTGACCCTACCGAATCGTTCCTGAATGTGATCAGTCAACGCCAACAAGCCATTACTCCACCCAATGAAGGCAACGGGGTAAATATCTTCAGAGTGAATTCACTTGATGGCACTTTGTCCGAGGTTTCTTCCTCACCGTTCGTAATCTCTCCAGTCAGTGATAGCCGTCCGCAGGGGGTTGTAGCCTTCTAAAATTGCTGTCTACTAATTGAGACTCTTTAACTATAACTAGGAGAAACTCATGAATAAGTCCGTAATGCGTACTCTACAGTCTGGCGCCGTCCTCCTTGCATTTAGTGCGCTTACCGCAGTAGTGACCGCCACCTAGCCCGAAAATTACTCTGAGGGAGTTGTGTTTGTGGGTACAAACCACAACAACACGCACCCGAACGCCCCGCCAGACGAACCCGCTAACCAGGTCGTCATGTACAATCGGGCTGACGACGGCAAGCTCACCCTCGTTGGCACCTTCGACACGGGTGGTCAGGGATCTGGACCTGCGGTCCGATTCGCCGGCGACGGACTCGGCTCCGCTCACTCGGTGCAGATCAGCGACAACCGCCGGTGGCTGTTCGTCACCAACGCCGGTAGCAACAACGTGTCGGTGTTCCGCGTGAAGAAGGACGGACTCGAACGCACCGACGTGGAGCCGACTGGCATCTTCCCTAACAGCGTCACCCAGTACGGCAACCTTGTCTACGTCTTGAACTCCGCAGGCGAAGGCAGCATCACGGGTTACGTGCTGAACAAGCACGGGAATCTCACCCCGATTCCCGGCTCGACCCGCACGCTCAACGCCAATCAGGACTCTGTGCGCCCCGATGTCCTGTTCAATCCGGCGGAGGTGTCGTTTACACCAGACGGTCGGCATCTCGTGGTGACGATCAAGGACGGACCTTTTGCTGGGGCGCTGCCGAACGTCATCCCGACCGGTCCGAGCCGGGTGCTGGTCTTCGGTGTCGGATACGATGGAAAGCCGTCAGAGAACTTCACGCAAACCGACCTGAACAACGGTGGTTCGTTTGGGTTCTCGTTTGATCGCTATGGCAACCTGCTGGTGTCGCTGTTCGTCGGCGGACCGGAACTCACCGGGTCGGTCGGCTCGTTCCGGATCAATCAGGACGGCACGCTGACCCCGATCACGCCCAATGTACCTAATGGACAGATCGATACGTGCTGGGTCGAGAATAACGGGCGGTACGCCTACACCGCGAACTACACGTCGGGCACCATCTCCAGCTACCGCATCAGTAAAGACGGGAGCCTGAGGCTACTCGCCTCAGTCGCCGGACTCGCCGACGACCTGCCCGGACCTCCCGACAAGTCACAGGGAGCCACGCCTCTCGATCTTCGCATCAGCAAGAACGGACGTTTTCTATACAACGTCTTGCCGGGATCTGGTGCGATCGCTGGCTGGCGGATCAACCGCGATGGCAGCCTCACCAAGCTCGGTGAGTTCGGCGGTCTTCCCGATACCGTCGATGGTGACATGGCCCCGTTTGAATTCGGTTTTGGGGGCAGTCCCGCCGGCATCGCGGTAGACTGACATAAAAGGATGAAGGATAAAGGATGAAAAAATACGTTTTTGGTGGTATTTCATCCTTCTCCTTCACTGTAGATAAATCCTTTTAACTAATTCCGGCGCATAGCAACAAAGTGTCGAAGTACTACTCCATTTGTCGGGCAACTAGTTGAGCAAATAGCCCTTGAGTGTTAACTAGTTCCGAAAATGTACCCACCTGCACCACGCGACCTGCTTCAATTACATAAATTCGGTCAGCATTGCGAATTGTGCTGAGACGGTGGGCAATCACTATCCGAGTCGCGTTCAACTGTTCTAAACTTTCAGTGACGATCGCTTGCGTGCGGTTATCCAAGGAACTGGTAGCCTCATCCATCAAGATGATTTTCGGTTGATTGACAAGCGCTCTAGCAATCAACAATCGCTGTCGCTGTCCCCCCGAAAGATTGGTACCGCCTTCACTGATAACTGTATGCATTCCCATAGGAAAAAGCTCGATATCATCACCAAAACCCGCCATTCGCGCCGCCGATAGAGCTTGAGCGTGCGATACATTGGCTCCGGCAGTGATATTCTCAAAAATCGAGCCTGTGCCAATGCGACCATTTTGCAACACTACCCCTAACTGCCTTCGCACTGCCTGAAGATCCAGGGAAGCCAAGTCAAAGCGATCGTAGTACACCGTTCCTGAGTGTGGAGTTTCAAACCCCAACAACAACCTCAATATCGTTGACTTCCCACTACCCGAAGGTCCCACTATCGCTACAAATTGCCCTGGATCTGCGTAAAGACTGATATTATTAAGTATCGGCAATCCATCGTCACGGTAGCGAAAGGTAACATTGTCTAAGGCTACGCGACCCATCAAGTCGCTTGGGTTTGTCTTGCTTGGATCGTACTCCGGTTGTGCTTGTAAAATTGGCTCTGCCCGTTCCCACAATGGCACAATCGTCAAAATGTCAGTCAAAGTATTACTGAGGTCGCTCACTCCCCCAATAAAAATGCCCAATGCAGCATTAAAAGCCAAAAACTTGCCCACCGTCAACCCGGACGCTTGAGCCATCCCAATAGATTCAGTCGCAAACCAAAACAACAGCGCCGAAGTGACTAGGGACAGTACCTCATTAAACACAGAAACATTGTCTCTTATAAGTTGGAAACTAGCCTTGAGCCGTGAACGCTTGCTGTACTGCTCTGCCCAAGCCGCAAACGCCCGTTCTTCTGCCATTGCTACCCGTAGCTTGGCTACGCCATTAATTAGTTGTACGGTTAGCCCGTTAATCTCGCCCTCTAGTTCTTGCTGTCGTCGCAATTTACGTATTACCAGCAAGCTTGCAACAGTAGTGACAATAGTTGTCAAAACAGCTATACCTACCCCCACTAAAGCAAGTTGCCAACTGTAAACAAACATCAGCACTCCATTGAGTAAAGCAAACAGTGCGCTCAATAAAGTGCGTTGCGTTCCCCCTGACAGGATCTGACGAATCTGGTTCACTGACAAGGTGCGGTTTACCAAGTCACCAGAGGAATAGTCGCGAAAAAATGCCGGACTTAATCTCAGCAGTCTGTCCCAAATTGCAGGCTGCAACGCGCCATTAGCAGCATTTTCGATTCGTAGTGAAATAATACCAGAGGACATTGCAAACGCTGTCCTTCCCAACAAGAGTGCAAACAATGCCAGCCCTATTTGCCATAATAAGCTGCGATCGCTATCTGGAATTGCATTATCCACCAAAAGCGCTGTTGCTTGCGGCACAACCATCCCCAATACGGAGCCAATAATTCCAGCTACCAAAACTAGAATTATGTCTTTTTGATAACCCTTGATGCCAAACTGGAACAACTCAATTACATTGTTGACGACGTTGGGTAAAGGTCGGTAAAACTGGTATGCAACTCTGTAGAGTGTTGCTGCGATTACCCGATCTACAGATGTGCGTGTGCGCGTTACTGGATCGAATAAAATATAACGGCTGTTTGCTGGCAACAAAGCCACTGGACGCTGTTCTTCTTTAGTGTAAGCTAACAGAGGACCATGCTCATGAAGCCACCAGCCATCCTCTAGCACTACACGACGGGTGCGAATTTGCACCGAACGCGCTAGAGCTTCTACCGGATCTTTAGCTTGACTAACGTTATCTGACTGCGCTGGCGGACTAATCGTTATCCCCATTACCCTTGCTACTGCACCTGCTGCCACTAATAAAGGCGTTCCAAGTTGAGAAAATGCAATTTCTTGCTGCGGTTGCAATACGGAAGCTAACTTAGAGAGCGAAGAATTGACTACCTGACGATTGAGTTGCTCTCGTTGTTGAAATTGGTAAAAGGCAGTAAGAGTTTCCTGCTGTTGGAGCTTCTTTAAATAGTCGAAGAATTCAGTATGTAAATCAGCTAAAATGCTTGGCAGTTGGGTCGCCAATTCCTGTGTCAACGATAAATAGCGCTGAAAATTTGTTGCTGTGCCAGAGTTGATAAATATTTGATCGAGGTTGTTTATCCAATTTTCTAATATGGCTGTTGCACTAGCTTCCCCCGCAGCTATTTGTGCTGCCAAATCTGTTATTGTAATTTGAGACAATTCTGTTGCCTCGATTGCTACCGCTAAAAAGGATTTTGCATTATCGGGTGCTGCACCAAACAATGCCTCAAGAGCGTCCACACTGAACAGATAGCGGCGATGTCTCTTGACTCCCCGCTCCGCATCTACGCGCAAAGCGGCTTGTCGTAAGACATCGCCTACAGACTCCTCATCATTGACTTCTGTCACAAACAATGATAAATTCCCTGATTTAACAACCCATACCTTTTCTGGGTCATTCAGCAATAGTGATTCATTTCCTTTGAGGCGATACAAGACTTCCATATTGGGACAAAATATTTTCCAAAACAATTGCTGCGTATGAACTCAAAGATTCGAGAACAAGCACAAGAAATATTCAATAAAATTCCGGATATTTTTCTCCTTTATTTGTTGCAAGTAGCAGCAAAAAGAAGCCTGAAAAGTTTGCAAAAAGACACTTCTCATAAATATTCTAAAACTTCAAAAGAATACGGAATACGGTAATAAGTATAACTTTGCGGCTATAGCTTCGGTTGGAGAATTTCAAAGGATACATCCTCTGACCACTTATGAAAATTACCGCGAAGTTATCGAAGATATTGCTAAGAGGGTGTTTGAAAAGTTTTAAGAAGTCAAAAATTAAGCCAGTCGCCTCACCATAATACGGATCATGGCAAGGTAAATAAAAGTCTCAGATGTTTCGGGCAATAACTCATAATCTCGGATTTAGTTTTAACCTAATCGCGTAATTCCCCTTCCTCAGCCAAAGGCAGGGAGGGGTTGCATTTTTAGCATCCAGGATGAAAGCATTGATATCAGCGTTGCCGCTGACGCTCTTGGTACACCATGCCC includes:
- a CDS encoding lactonase family protein: MGTNHNNTHPNAPPDEPANQVVMYNRADDGKLTLVGTFDTGGQGSGPAVRFAGDGLGSAHSVQISDNRRWLFVTNAGSNNVSVFRVKKDGLERTDVEPTGIFPNSVTQYGNLVYVLNSAGEGSITGYVLNKHGNLTPIPGSTRTLNANQDSVRPDVLFNPAEVSFTPDGRHLVVTIKDGPFAGALPNVIPTGPSRVLVFGVGYDGKPSENFTQTDLNNGGSFGFSFDRYGNLLVSLFVGGPELTGSVGSFRINQDGTLTPITPNVPNGQIDTCWVENNGRYAYTANYTSGTISSYRISKDGSLRLLASVAGLADDLPGPPDKSQGATPLDLRISKNGRFLYNVLPGSGAIAGWRINRDGSLTKLGEFGGLPDTVDGDMAPFEFGFGGSPAGIAVD
- a CDS encoding GH3 family domain-containing protein, translating into MNILKLQKNTEYGNKYNFAAIASVGEFQRIHPLTTYENYREVIEDIAKRVFEKF
- a CDS encoding NHLP bacteriocin export ABC transporter permease/ATPase subunit; this encodes MEVLYRLKGNESLLLNDPEKVWVVKSGNLSLFVTEVNDEESVGDVLRQAALRVDAERGVKRHRRYLFSVDALEALFGAAPDNAKSFLAVAIEATELSQITITDLAAQIAAGEASATAILENWINNLDQIFINSGTATNFQRYLSLTQELATQLPSILADLHTEFFDYLKKLQQQETLTAFYQFQQREQLNRQVVNSSLSKLASVLQPQQEIAFSQLGTPLLVAAGAVARVMGITISPPAQSDNVSQAKDPVEALARSVQIRTRRVVLEDGWWLHEHGPLLAYTKEEQRPVALLPANSRYILFDPVTRTRTSVDRVIAATLYRVAYQFYRPLPNVVNNVIELFQFGIKGYQKDIILVLVAGIIGSVLGMVVPQATALLVDNAIPDSDRSLLWQIGLALFALLLGRTAFAMSSGIISLRIENAANGALQPAIWDRLLRLSPAFFRDYSSGDLVNRTLSVNQIRQILSGGTQRTLLSALFALLNGVLMFVYSWQLALVGVGIAVLTTIVTTVASLLVIRKLRRQQELEGEINGLTVQLINGVAKLRVAMAEERAFAAWAEQYSKRSRLKASFQLIRDNVSVFNEVLSLVTSALLFWFATESIGMAQASGLTVGKFLAFNAALGIFIGGVSDLSNTLTDILTIVPLWERAEPILQAQPEYDPSKTNPSDLMGRVALDNVTFRYRDDGLPILNNISLYADPGQFVAIVGPSGSGKSTILRLLLGFETPHSGTVYYDRFDLASLDLQAVRRQLGVVLQNGRIGTGSIFENITAGANVSHAQALSAARMAGFGDDIELFPMGMHTVISEGGTNLSGGQRQRLLIARALVNQPKIILMDEATSSLDNRTQAIVTESLEQLNATRIVIAHRLSTIRNADRIYVIEAGRVVQVGTFSELVNTQGLFAQLVARQME